Below is a window of Mycolicibacterium rhodesiae NBB3 DNA.
GAGGTCGGCGTCGGGAAGGATCACTGCGTGGTTCTTCGCGCCGCCAAGGGCCTGCACACGCTTGTCGTGGGCGGTGCCGGTGGCGTAGACGTACTGCGCGATCGGTGTGGATCCGACGAAGGACACCGACTTGACCTTCGAGTCGGTCAACAATTCGTCGACGGCGGTCTTGTCGCCCTGCAGTACGTTGAATACACCTGGCGGCAGGCCGGCTTCCTTCCAGAGTTCGGCGATCCACAACGACGCGCTCGGATCCTTCTCCGACGGCTTGAGGACGACGGTGTTGCCGGTCGCGATCGCGATGGGGAAGAACCACATCGGCACCATCGCGGGGAAGTTGAACGGACTGATGACCCCCACCACGCCGAGGGGCTGACGAATCGAGTAGACATCTACCTTCGTCGAGGCGTTCTCGGTGAAGCCGCCCTTGAGTAGATGCGGTATCCCGCAGGCAAATTCGACGACCTCCTGTCCGCGGCTGACTTCGCCGAGCGCGTCGGAGACGACCTTGCCGTGCTCGCTGGTGATGATCTCGGCGAGCTTGTCCTTGCGCGCGTTCAGCAGTTCGCGGAAGTTGAACAGGATCTGCGTGCGCTTGGCCAGCGATGTGTCGCGCCAGGCGGGGAACGCAGCGGCCGCGGCGTCGATCACCGCGCGGGCGTCCCCGACGCTGGCCAGAGCCACCTCGCCGGTGACGGCGCCGGTGGCCGGGTTGGTCACCGGGGCGGTGTTGGTGCCCGCCCCCGCAAAGACCTCGTTGTTGATCCAGTGGCTGATGGTCTTGCTCATATCTATCTTTCCGTGAATCTCGAGACAAATTCGGTCATGGTCTTCAGTTGGTAGCGCGAAACCTCTCGGGCGGTCTCGTCTTCGGCGAACACCGACGACACCATGACGGTGTCGTCGCGGTCGTAGAAGCCGATGTCGGCCAGGCCGCCGAAGAACTCGTCCCAGTCGATGTCGCCGTCACCGATCTTGAGGTGCTGGTGCACCCGGACCGGATTGCCCGGCGGGTTGGTGATGTAGCGCAGGCCGTGGCTGCGGTGATGATCCATCGTGTCGGCGACGTGCACGAGTCGCAGACGGTCACCCGCGGCGCGGATGATCTTGGTCATCGTGCCGCCCATGTGGAAAGCATGGCACGCAACGAAAACAAACCCGATGTTCGGCGAGTTCACACCGCGGATGATGCGCAGCGCCTCCATCCCGTCCTCGACGAAATCGTCGGGGTGCGGGTCGATCCGGACGTCGATGCCCTCACGCTCGAAGACCGGCACGAGTTCCTCCATCGACCGGAAGAACGCGCGCTCCGATTCCTCGGCCTTCTCGGGCCGACCGGAGAACTCGGTGTTGATGACGTTGACCCCGAGGTCGACGGTGATCTGGACGACCCGCTTCCAGTTGCGCACCGCGGCCTCGCGGGCGTCCTCGTCGGGTCCCGACCACCGCAGCACCGGAAGCACCGAGGCGATACCCACGCCGGTGTCGCTACATGCCTTGCGGAACTTCGCGACGAGGTCGTCGTCGGCCCTCGGGTGGTTGAAGAACGGGATGAAGTCGCGGTGCGGTGTCAGCTGAAGGTACTCATAGCCCAACCCCGCCACCAGCTTCGGGAACTCGAGCAGCTCGTAGTCGTGGTGGAACGGTGTCGGATCGAGTGCGATCTTCATCTCAGGCTCCGTCGATCGAGGCGCGGTCGACCATTGCGACCTCGACGGGCAGACCGCTGTTCAGTGACGCGACGCCTGCCTCGCACACCGCGGCCGCGGCATAGCCGTCCCACGCGCCCGGGCCGTCTGTGTAATCCTGGGTTGTACCCCCGACTCGCACAGCGTCGACCCAGCGCTGGAACTCAGTGTCGTACGCCTGGCCGAAGCGCTCCCGGAACCCCGGGGCGATCTGGCCGCCCCAGATACCCGGTGCCGTCTTGCGGACGAGCCCGACGTCGAGTCCGATCATCGCGCTGCCCTTCTCGGCCACGACCTCGGTCCGAACCTCGTAGGCGACCCCGGTGGTCACGAACAGTTCGACGTCGACGTGCTTACCCGACGCGGTGCGCATGATGGCGATCTGCGGATCGGCGAGACCATGCGGCGCACCGGGATTGGCTGCCGGCTTGACGATCTGGATCGAGACGATCTCCTCGTCGAACAGGAACCGAGTGACGTCCACCTCGTGCACCAGCGAGTCGCGGACGATCATCGCGCTGTCGAACGACGTCGGGACGGCCGGATTGCGGTGTGCGCAGTGCATCACCAGCGGACGTCCGAGTTCGCCGCCGTCGAGCAGTGCCTTCAACCTCGCGTACTCGTGGTCGAACCTGCGCATGAACCCGACCTGGATCAACCGCTTGCCGAGTTCGGCCTCGCGCTTGACGACGGCCAACGACGTCTCGATATCCGTGGTCAGCGGTTTTTCGCACAACACCGACTTGTCGTGCTCGAGGCAGGCAAGCAATTGCTTCTCATGGGTGGGACCCGGCGTGGCGAGCACCACCGCGTCGACGTCAGGGTCGGCGATGGCGTCGAGCGGGTCGACGACGGCGCGGCACCCGTCGATACCGGCGGCGATCTGTTCGGCCTTCTCGGTGACGTAGTCGTTGACGACAACCACCTGGGCGCCGGAGATCCTGCTGCTCAGTCGGGCGACGTGGTCGGCGCCCATCACACCGACACCCAACACGGCCACACGTAAGTCGCCCGTAGTTGTTTTGGACATGGGACTTCTCCTAGTTGAAACGAACGGACGGGACGCCGCACGAACCCAGATAGGACCGGGTGCGCTTGGCGATGGGCAGCGGTGCGTCGACCTCGCAGGGGTACATGTCCTGCTCGACGATCGCGAACACATCGATACCGAGCCGCTCGATCTCGGCGAGCAGCGGCGGCATCTCCGGAATGCCCAGCGGCGGTTCGATCATCGCGCCGAGCTTGACCGCCTCACCGAACGGCAGATCCTCGGCCTCGACCTTCGCCCGAACCTCCGGATCGACCTGCTTGAGGTGCAGGTAGCCGATGCGCTCCGGGGCGCGGCGGATGATCGCGATGTTGTCACCGCCGCAGTAGCTGATGTGCCCGGTGTCCAGGCAGAGATTGACGAACTCACTGTCGGTGCCATCGAGGAATCGGTAGACGTTCTCCTCGGTGTCGACATGGCTGTCCGCGTGCGGATGGTATTGCGCACGGACACCGTACTTCTCGAACATCGCCTTGCCGAGCTCGTTCATGCCGTCGGTCTTCTTGCGCCACTGTTCGGTCGTGAGGTTGCGGTCCTCGAGGACGGTGCCGGTCGACGGATCGCGCCACATCTCGGGAATGACGACCACGTGCTTGCCCCCGACCGCTGCGGTCAGCCGTGCGACGTCCTCGATCTGCATCCACACCGCGTCCCAAGAATCATCCTTGTGCAGATGCTCGAAGACCGTGCCCGCCGACAGCTTGAGACTGCGCGTGGCGAGTTCGTCGGAGAGCTTCTGCGGGTCCGTCGGCAGATAGCCGAACGGTCCGAGCTCGATCCACTCGTAACCCGACGCGGCGACCTCGTCGAGGAAGCGGGTGTACGGCGTCTGACCGGGGTCATTGGGGAACCACACGCCCCACGAGTCCGGTGCGGACCCTACGAGAATCTTGCTTGAGCTGGTGCTCAACGTCATTCGTCCTATCAGTCAGTCGGTTTGATCAAGGGGCGTTGGATCTTCTTC
It encodes the following:
- a CDS encoding CoA-acylating methylmalonate-semialdehyde dehydrogenase; translated protein: MSKTISHWINNEVFAGAGTNTAPVTNPATGAVTGEVALASVGDARAVIDAAAAAFPAWRDTSLAKRTQILFNFRELLNARKDKLAEIITSEHGKVVSDALGEVSRGQEVVEFACGIPHLLKGGFTENASTKVDVYSIRQPLGVVGVISPFNFPAMVPMWFFPIAIATGNTVVLKPSEKDPSASLWIAELWKEAGLPPGVFNVLQGDKTAVDELLTDSKVKSVSFVGSTPIAQYVYATGTAHDKRVQALGGAKNHAVILPDADLDLAADAMVNAGFGSAGERCMAISACVAVGPIADDLVAKIAERAADIKTGDGTRDSDMGPLVTKAHRDKVASYIDAGEADGAKIVVDGRNVKADGGQEGFWLGPTLIDNVTPEMSIYTDEIFGPVLSVLRVESYDEAMDLVNSNPYGNGTAIFTNDGGAARRFQNEVQVGMVGINVPIPVPMAYYSFGGWKASLFGDSHAHGMDGVQFFTRQKAITSRWLDPSHGGIELGFPQNQ
- a CDS encoding sugar phosphate isomerase/epimerase family protein, translated to MKIALDPTPFHHDYELLEFPKLVAGLGYEYLQLTPHRDFIPFFNHPRADDDLVAKFRKACSDTGVGIASVLPVLRWSGPDEDAREAAVRNWKRVVQITVDLGVNVINTEFSGRPEKAEESERAFFRSMEELVPVFEREGIDVRIDPHPDDFVEDGMEALRIIRGVNSPNIGFVFVACHAFHMGGTMTKIIRAAGDRLRLVHVADTMDHHRSHGLRYITNPPGNPVRVHQHLKIGDGDIDWDEFFGGLADIGFYDRDDTVMVSSVFAEDETAREVSRYQLKTMTEFVSRFTER
- a CDS encoding Gfo/Idh/MocA family protein, translated to MSKTTTGDLRVAVLGVGVMGADHVARLSSRISGAQVVVVNDYVTEKAEQIAAGIDGCRAVVDPLDAIADPDVDAVVLATPGPTHEKQLLACLEHDKSVLCEKPLTTDIETSLAVVKREAELGKRLIQVGFMRRFDHEYARLKALLDGGELGRPLVMHCAHRNPAVPTSFDSAMIVRDSLVHEVDVTRFLFDEEIVSIQIVKPAANPGAPHGLADPQIAIMRTASGKHVDVELFVTTGVAYEVRTEVVAEKGSAMIGLDVGLVRKTAPGIWGGQIAPGFRERFGQAYDTEFQRWVDAVRVGGTTQDYTDGPGAWDGYAAAAVCEAGVASLNSGLPVEVAMVDRASIDGA
- a CDS encoding sugar phosphate isomerase/epimerase family protein encodes the protein MTLSTSSSKILVGSAPDSWGVWFPNDPGQTPYTRFLDEVAASGYEWIELGPFGYLPTDPQKLSDELATRSLKLSAGTVFEHLHKDDSWDAVWMQIEDVARLTAAVGGKHVVVIPEMWRDPSTGTVLEDRNLTTEQWRKKTDGMNELGKAMFEKYGVRAQYHPHADSHVDTEENVYRFLDGTDSEFVNLCLDTGHISYCGGDNIAIIRRAPERIGYLHLKQVDPEVRAKVEAEDLPFGEAVKLGAMIEPPLGIPEMPPLLAEIERLGIDVFAIVEQDMYPCEVDAPLPIAKRTRSYLGSCGVPSVRFN